The Solea senegalensis isolate Sse05_10M linkage group LG4, IFAPA_SoseM_1, whole genome shotgun sequence genome includes a region encoding these proteins:
- the LOC122768442 gene encoding transcription initiation factor TFIID subunit 1-like isoform X1 — MSDSDSDEDQDRPFSITGFLFGNINEDGQLEDDSVLDNESKKHLAGLGSLGLSSLITEITANEDDDQVGNRDSAGVDAEGWVKSTEDAVDYSDISEVAEDETKKYRQAMGTLQPSRKADDEDDYDADCEDIDSKLMPPPPPPTLPTPIKKEEPSSQTTTVGEEGDGIILPSIIAPSSTADKVDFSSSSDSESETDRPGQGSGDGGSPDRLTLPLAGIMQKDAAKALPGVTELFPEFRPGKVLRFLRLFGPGKSMPSVWRSARRKKKRKHRDHQPGTPPPEGEPTEQSPDKKSGWIYEYAPPPPPEQCLSDDEITMMAPVESKFSQTCGDGDKEIESRPKVAEWRYGPAQLWYDMLGIPEDGSNFNYGFKLKDLVNEPPDQDTPKEITETAQETSADDNVDGDNTDGDKDRADLENELFLMVTQLQWEDDIIWNGEDVKHKGTKTQRASLAGWLPSSMTRNANAYNAQQGLTRSNSQLVPPTPPPLPKASSISGSKRDKISHDNQAASLEEDCPWFSIFPIDNEELVYGRWEDHIIWDDQEMYRMLSPPVLTLDPNDENIILEIPDEKEETTSHSPSKENKKEPALKKSRILLGKTGVIKDEPQQNMSQPEVKDPWNLSNDEFYYPKQQGLRGTFGGNIIQHSIPALELRQPFFPTHMGPMKLRQFHRNTLKKYSFGALAQPGPHPAQPLLKQIKKKAKMREQERQASGGGDMFFMRTSQDLTGKDGDLVLAEYSEEYPPLIMQVGMASKIKNYYKRKPGKDPGAPDCKYGETVYCHTSPFLGSLHPGQLLQAFENNLFRAPIYLHKMPETDFLILRTRHGYFIRELVDMFVVGQECPLYEVPGPNSKRANTHIRDFLQVFIYRLFWKSKDRPRRIRMEDIKKAFPSHSESSIRKRLKLCADFKRTGMDSNWWVLKPDFRLPTEEEIRAMVSPEQCCAYYSMLVAEQRLKDAGYGEKSFFAPEEENEEDFQMKIDDEVRTAPWNTTRAFISAMKGKCLLEVTGVADPTGCGEGFSYVKVPNKPTQQKDDKEPQPAKKTVTGTDADLRRLSLKNAKQLLRKFGVPEEEIKKLSRWEVIDVVRTMSTEQARSGEGPMSKFARGSRFSVAEHQERYKEECQRIFDLQNKVLESTEVLSTDTDSSSAEDSDFEEMGKNIENMLQNKKTSSQLSREREEQERKELQRMLMGEESDRDHKGRKERRKGLSSSLSTSSHKDDDTSSVTSLNSSATGRRLKIYRTFRDEDGKEYVRCETVRKASVIDAYTRIRTTKDDEFIRKFALFDEQHREEMRKERRRIQEQLRRLKRNQEKDKIKGPPEKKAKKAKERPDLKVKLKCGACGAIGHMRTNKFCPLYYQTNAPPSNPVAMTEEQEEELEKTVIHNDNEELIKVEGTKIVLGKQLIESADEVRRKSLVLKFPKQQLPPKKKRRVGNAVHCDYLNKPHKAIHRRRTDPMVTLSSVLESIINDMRDHPNTYPFHTPVNAKVVKDYYKIITRPMDLQTLRENVRKRMYPSREEFREAVEVIVKNSATYNGAKHPITQVAQSMLDLCDNKLKEKEDRLVRLEKAINPLLDDDDQVAFSFILDNIVTQKMMVVLDSWPFHHPVNKKFVPDYYKVIINPMDLETLRKNISKHKYQNRETFLSDVGLVHANSIKYNGPDSPYTKTALEIVNVCKQTLAEYDEHLTQLEKDISTAKEAALDAADFESLDPMTPGPYTPQPADLFDSGPSASLPREPSSLFSEGPLVVASEKRGGQGRHMRRPGEEESDVDIEGFEEEDDGKPKTPAPAEDAEGDLEDEDDEEDMLLPPRRRLHDHDDEEEEEDEGEDGRSNRPAQASVLYQDLLMSDGEDDASEEEGDNPFSSIHLSESGSDSDREMDVRPPPPRRAQETARMGMEQDESMMSYDGDGGPHMEDSNVRYKHFIHTGYQSVS; from the exons ATGTCTGACTCTGACAGCGATGAGGATCAAGATCGTCCTTTCTCTATCACAGGATTTCTCTTTGGAAATATCAATGAAGATGGACAGCTAGAGGATGACAGTGTTTTGGACAAT GAGTCCAAAAAGCATCTCGCTGGTTTGGGCTCTTTGGGTCTGAGCTCACTCATCACTGAGATCACTGCTAATGAAGACGATGATCAAGTGGGAAACAGAGACTCTGCTGGTGTGGATGCAGAAG GTTGGGTGAAAAGCACAGAAGATGCAGTTGATTATTCTGACATCAGTGAAGTTGCTGAggatgagacaaaaaagtacCGTCAGGCCATGGGGACTTTGCAGCCCAGCAGGAAAGCAG ATGATGAGGATGACTATGATGCAGACTGCGAGGATATTGATTCTAAGCTcatgcctcctcctccaccaccaacTCTCCCAACACCCATTAAGAAAGAAGAACCATCCTCTCAGACCACTACTg TTGGCGAAGAGGGCGATGGCATCATCCTGCCCTCCATTATTGCACCATCATCTACGGCTGATAAGGTTGACTTCAGCAGCTCCTCAGACTCTGAGTCAGAAACTGATCGTCCCGGTCAGGGGTCCGGTGATGGAGGATCCCCAGACAGGCTCACCCTTCCTCTTGCTGGCATCATGCAGAAGGATGCAGCTAAAGCACTGCCCGGTGTCACAGAGCTCTTCCCAGAATTTAGGCCTGGAAAG GTGCTTAGGTTCTTACGACTGTTCGGTCCTGGGAAAAGCATGCCATCCGTGTGGAGGAGTGCCCGCAGGAAGAAGAAGCGGAAGCACCGGGACCATCAGCCTGGGACTCCTCCTCCAGAAGGAGAACCTACAGAGCAAAGCCCGGATAAGAAGTCTGGTTGGATTTATGAATATGCACCCCCTCCACCGCCAGAGCAGTGTCTCTCTGATGATGAG ATAACCATGATGGCTCCAGTAGAATCTAAGTTCTCACAGACCTGTGGTGATGGGGATAAGGAGATCGAGTCTCGGCCTAAAGTAGCAGAATGGCGATACGGTCCTGCGCAGCTCTGGTACGACATGCTGGGCATCCCAGAGGATGGAAGCAATTTCAACTATGGGTTTAAGCTAAAAGATCTAGTCAATGAGCCTCCTGACCAGGACACACCTAAAGAAATCACAGAGACTGCTCAAGAG aCCTCAGCTGATGACAACGTGGATGGTGATAATACTGATGGCGATAAAGACAGAGCAGACCTTGAGAATGAGCTCTTCCTGATGGTCACTCAACTGCAATGGGAGGATGATATTATCTGGAATGGGGAGGATGTAAAACACAAGGGCACCAAGACTCAGAGGGCCAGTCTGGCTGGATGGCTCCCTTCGAGTATGACACGCAATGCCAATGCTTATAATGCTCAGCAGG GTCTGACGAGAAGTAATTCACAGTTAGTGCCACCTACGCCTCCACCCTTACCCAAAGCTTCCTCGATATCTGGCTCCAAGCGGGACAAAATCAGCCATGACAATCAAG CAGCCTCTCTGGAAGAAGACTGTCCCTGGTTCTCCATTTTTCCCATTGACAATGAAGAGTTAGTGTATGGACGCTGGGAAGACCACATTATCTGGGATGACCAGGAGATGTATCGCATGCTCTCACCACCTGTTCTTACACTGGATCCTAATGATGAGAATATTATTCTtg AGATTCCAGATGAAAAGGAGGAAACAACATCCCACTCCccatcaaaagaaaacaagaaggaACCAGCACTGAAAAAGAGCCGCATCCTGCTGGGAAAGACTGGGGTGATAAAAGATGAGCCACAGCAG AACATGTCCCAGCCTGAAGTGAAGGATCCCTGGAACCTCTCCAATGATGAGTTCTACTATCCCAAACAGCAGGGCCTGAGGGGAACCTTTGGTGGGAACATCATTCAG caCTCCATCCCAGCACTTGAGCTAAGGCAGCCCTTCTTCCCCACACACATGGGCCCCATGAAGCTACGCCAGTTCCATCGAAATACTCTGAAGAAGTACTCATTTGGAGCTTTGGCTCAGCCGGGTCCACATCCTGCCCAGCCACTGCTCAAACAGATAAAGAAAAAGGCCAAG atgAGAGAGCAGGAACGGCAGGcgtcaggaggaggagacatgttTTTCATGAGGACTTCACAGGACTTGACCGGCAAAGATGGAGATCTGGTCTTGGCAGAGTACAGTGAAGAGTACCCCCCTCTCATCATGCAAGTAGGCATGGCATCCAAGATCAAAAACTACTACAAAAGG AAGCCTGGAAAGGATCCTGGAGCACCTGACTGTAAATATGGAGAGACTGTGTACTGTCACACGTCTCCTTTCCTTGGTTCTTTGCATCCTGGTCAGCTGCTTCAG gCATTTGAAAACAATCTATTCCGTGCTCCAATCTACCTTCATAAAATGCCAGAGACGGATTTTTTGATTCTGCGGACACGACATGGCTACTTCATCAGAGAGCTTGTGGACATGTTTGTGGTTGGTCAGGAGTGTCCCTTGTATGAGGTTCCTGGGCCCAACTCCAAACGAGCCAATACCCACATCAGAGACTTCCTTCAG GTGTTCATTTACCGCCTGTTCTGGAAGAGCAAGGATCGGCCCCGGAGAATCCGCATGGAGGATATAAAGAAAGCTTTTCCCTCACACTCGGAGAGCAGCATCAGGAAGCGACTGAAACTCTGTGCTGACTTCAAACGGACAG GGATGGACTCCAACTGGTGGGTGCTGAAGCCTGACTTCAGATTGCCAACAGAAGAAGAGATCAGAGCAATGGTGTCTCCAGAGCAGTGCTGTGCTTACTACAGCATGCTGGTAGCAGAGCAGCGACTCAAG GATGCTGGATATGGTGAGAAATCATTCTTTGCTCCAGAGGAGGAGAACGAAGAGGACTTTCAAATGAAGATCGATGACGAG GTGCGAACCGCTCCGTGGAACACAACAAGAGCCTTCATTTCTGCCATGAAGGGGAAATGTCTATTGGAGGTTACAGGTGTGGCTGACCCCACAGGCTGTGGAGAGGGGTTCTCCTATGTCAAAGTGCCTAACAAGCCAACTCAACAAAAG GACGACAAAGAGCCACAACCTGCCAAGAAAACAGTGACTGGAACGGATGCCGACCTGAGGAGACTTTCACTGAAGAATGCCAAACAGCTGCTGCGCAAGTTTGGTGTTCCAGAGGAAGAG ATCAAGAAACTTTCTCGCTGGGAGGTGATTGACGTAGTCAGGACCATGTCCACGGAGCAGGCCCGTTCAGGAGAGGGACCCATGAGCAAATTTGCCCGAGGGTCCCGTTTCTCTGTTGCCGAACACCAGGAGCGCTACAAGGAAGAGTGCCAGAGGATCTTTGACCTGCAGAACAA AGTTTTGGAGTCGACAGAGGTGCTCTCCACTGACACGGACAGCAGCTCGGCAGAGGACAGCGACTTCGAGGAGATGGGGAAGAACATTGAGAACATGCTGCAGAACAAAAAGACCAGCTCCCAGCTTTCACGTGAGAGGGAGGAGCAAGAGAGGAAAGAACTGCAGCGAATGCTAATGGGCGAGGAGAGTGACCGTGACCACAAGGGACGCAAGGAGCGGCGCAAAGGCTTGT CCAGTTCCTTGTCCACCAGCTCACACAAGGATGATGACACATCCTCTGTGACGAGCCTAAACTCCTCGGCTACAGGAAGGAGACTCAAAATCTACCGCACGTTCAGGGATGAGGATGGCAAGGAATATGTCCGCTGTGAGACAGTACGCAAGGCTTCCGTCATCGATGCCTACACCAGGATCAGGACCACCAAGGATGATGAATTCAT ACGCAAGTTTGCACTCTTTGATGAACAGCACAGAGAAGaaatgaggaaggaaagaagacGAATTCAAGAGCAGTTGAGGAGACTGAAGAGGAACCAAGAGAAGGATAAGATCAAGGGACCCCCAGAGAAGAAGGCCAAGAAGGCCAAGGAGAGACCAGACCTCAAGGTAAAA CTAAAGTGCGGCGCTTGTGGAGCCATAGGACACATGAGGACCAACAAGTTTTGCCCGCTGTACTATCAGACCAATGCTCCGCCTTCGAACCCTGTTGCCAtgacagaggagcaggaggaagagctGGAAAAGACGGTTATCCACAACGACAATGAGGAGTTGATCAAGGTGGAGGGCACCAAGATCGTGCTGGGCAAACAGCTTATTGAGAG TGCTGATGAGGTGCGCAGGAAATCCTTAGTGCTGAAGTTCCCCAAACAGCAGCTCCCACCAAAGAAGAAGCGGCGTGTTGGCAACGCTGTGCATTGTGACTATCTTAAC AAACCACATAAGGCCATCCATCGCAGACGCACTGACCCAATGGTGACCTTGTCCTCGGTGCTAGAGAGCATCATCAATGATATGCGTGATCACCCCAAC ACTTACCCGTTCCACACACCAGTAAATGCCAAGGTCGTGAAAGACTACTATAAGATCATCACTCGGCCGATGGACCTGCAGACGCTGAGGGAGAATGTGCGCAAACGCATGTACCCATCGAGGGAGGAGTTTCGAGAAGCAGTGGAAGTGATAGTCAaaaacagcgccacctacaaTG GAGCAAAGCATCCAATAACTCAGGTAGCACAGTCCATGCTGGACCTGTGTGATAATAAGCTAAAAGAG AAGGAGGACAGGCTGGTGAGGCTGGAGAAAGCCATCAACCCCCTGCTGGACGATGACGATCAAGTGGCTTTCTCATTCATCCTGGACAACATCGTGACCCAGAAAATGATGGTGGTTCTCGAT TCATGGCCGTTCCACCATCCTGTCAACAAAAAGTTTGTGCCTGATTATTATAAGGTGATCATAAACCCCATGGATCTGGAGACCCTCCGTAAG AACATTTCCAAGCACAAATACCAGAACCGTGAAACCTTCCTTTCAGATGTCGGACTCGTCCATGCCAACAGCATTAAGTATAATG GCCCAGACAGTCCGTACACCAAGACTGCGTTGGAGATCGTCAACGTATGTAAGCAGACATTGGCGGAG TATGACGAACATTTGACCCAGCTGGAGAAGGACATTTCGACTGCTAAGGAAGCAGCTCTGGATGCTGCAGACTTTGAGAGTCTGGACCCAATGACCCCGGGGCCGTACACACCGCAG CCTGCTGATCTGTTTGACAGTGGGCCGTCAGCGAGTCTGCCCAGAGAACCCAGCAGCCTTTTCTCTGAGGGACCTCTAGTGGTTGCTTCAGAGAAGAGAGGCGGGCAG GGGCGTCACATGAGAAGACCTGGGGAGGAAGAATCTGATGTGGACATTGAAGGCtttgaggaggaagatgacGGCAAACCAAAGACTCCGGCTCCT GCAGAAGACGCAGAGGGAGATCTGGAGGACGAAGACGACGAAGAGGATATGCTGCTGCCACCTCGTAGGCGGTTGCACGACCACgatgacgaagaggaggaggaggatgaaggagagGATGGCAGGTCTAACCGCCCCGCGCAAGCCAGCGTGCTCTACCAGGACCTCCTCATGTCTGACGGCGAGGATGACGCCAGTGAAGAGGAGGGCGATAACCCATTCTCCT CCATTCATCTGTCAGAGAGCGGCAGTGACTCTGACAGAGAGATGGATGTGCGACCTCCACCTCCACGGCGAGCTCAGGAAACGGCCCGCATGGGTATGGAGCAGGACGAGAGCATGATGTCATACGATGGGGACGGCGGTCCTCACATGGAAGACAGCAACGTCAGGTACAAGCACTTTATTCACACGGGTTATCAATCAGTTTCTTAA